One genomic segment of Pseudomonas chlororaphis subsp. aurantiaca includes these proteins:
- a CDS encoding SphA family protein codes for MNSTRPRLPRRLAASLACIAALPALAPATESGVDNIGPGTDGFFILPLDVNGLPDHMFAFNLYYNHYEARKLNISSLGGKVPDVRIVSDAIIPRLDYLSPLRLFGGRLGGYVAQPYLRQQVGVFGLKDQRESMGDTTIAPIILWDMGKNLTLGAAVEITLPTGKYDATRLANTSNNFYTYKPLLSVTWLPTPRTELSLKTTYSFNEENHATDYKSGQIFHFDYSASYKVTDNLSLGLNGYYLKQTTDDKQYGRTVQFLGEDVDDGVRGQVFAIGPALYLTFLKYASAEIRWAKEFNVENRPEGEMLWAKLTIPFSL; via the coding sequence ATGAATTCGACCCGCCCCCGTCTCCCCCGGCGCCTCGCCGCCAGCCTGGCCTGTATCGCCGCCCTGCCCGCCCTGGCACCGGCCACCGAATCCGGGGTCGACAACATCGGCCCCGGCACCGACGGCTTTTTCATCCTGCCGCTGGACGTCAACGGCCTGCCGGACCACATGTTCGCCTTCAACCTCTATTACAACCACTACGAAGCGCGAAAGCTGAATATCAGCTCCCTGGGCGGCAAGGTGCCGGACGTGCGGATCGTCTCGGACGCGATCATTCCCCGCCTCGACTACCTGAGCCCGCTGCGGCTGTTCGGCGGGCGCCTCGGCGGCTACGTGGCGCAGCCTTATCTGCGCCAGCAGGTGGGGGTCTTCGGCCTCAAGGACCAGCGCGAAAGCATGGGCGACACCACCATCGCGCCGATCATCCTGTGGGACATGGGCAAGAACCTGACCCTGGGCGCCGCCGTGGAAATCACCCTCCCCACCGGCAAGTACGACGCGACGCGCCTGGCCAACACCAGCAACAACTTCTACACCTACAAGCCGCTGCTCTCGGTGACCTGGCTGCCCACCCCGCGCACCGAGCTGTCGCTGAAGACCACCTACAGCTTCAACGAGGAAAACCACGCCACCGACTACAAGTCCGGGCAGATCTTCCACTTCGACTATTCCGCCAGCTACAAGGTGACCGACAACCTGAGCCTGGGGCTCAACGGCTACTACCTGAAGCAGACCACCGACGACAAACAGTACGGCCGCACCGTGCAGTTTCTCGGCGAGGACGTGGACGACGGCGTGCGTGGCCAGGTGTTCGCCATCGGCCCGGCGCTGTACCTGACCTTCCTCAAGTACGCCAGCGCGGAGATCCGCTGGGCCAAGGAGTTCAACGTGGAGAACCGGCCCGAGGGCGAGATGCTGTGGGCCAAGCTGACGATTCCGTTCTCCTTGTAA
- a CDS encoding DSD1 family PLP-dependent enzyme, with amino-acid sequence MRPADRGGPYSDYFRALNQELKAHGPMRPVMLIDLDRLDHNIDVVLQSVKRGGKQLRLVEKSLPSPGLLAYIGQRAGTQRLMSFHQPFLNHDAQRFPRADILLGKPLPVRSAELFYQGHKGPFDPARQLQWLIDTPEHLQQYLALARGLGTRLRINIELDVGLHRGGVKDSLELGPLLTLIAANPQHLEFAGFMGYDPFVGMGVPGILGSPEALFAKVMQRYQSAVDFTRQRHPALWLPGLTLNTAGSPSYRMHEQEQLSSEVSVGTAMLKPTHYDLPSLSEHRPAAYIATPVLKSTGPVRIPALDDKSKLFAWWDPNRRETFFIYGGNWLAEFESPSGLQSNGLFGRSSNQEMVNGSPAVGLGPDDQVFLRPMQSEAVLLQFGDLLAVRGGRIVESWPVYS; translated from the coding sequence TTGCGGCCCGCCGACCGGGGCGGGCCCTACAGCGACTATTTCCGCGCGCTGAACCAGGAACTCAAGGCCCACGGCCCGATGCGCCCGGTGATGCTGATCGACCTCGACCGCCTGGACCACAACATCGATGTGGTGCTGCAATCGGTCAAGCGCGGCGGCAAGCAGCTGCGGCTGGTGGAGAAATCCCTGCCGTCGCCCGGGCTGCTGGCCTACATCGGCCAGCGCGCCGGCACCCAGCGCCTGATGTCGTTCCACCAGCCGTTCCTCAACCACGATGCCCAGCGCTTTCCCAGGGCCGATATCCTGCTGGGCAAGCCGCTGCCGGTGCGTTCGGCGGAGCTGTTCTACCAGGGCCACAAAGGCCCGTTCGACCCGGCCCGGCAGTTGCAATGGCTGATCGATACCCCGGAACACCTGCAGCAATACCTGGCCCTGGCCCGAGGTTTGGGCACCCGGTTGCGGATCAATATCGAGCTGGACGTCGGCCTGCACCGCGGCGGGGTGAAGGACAGCCTCGAACTGGGGCCGCTGCTGACCCTGATCGCCGCCAACCCCCAGCACCTGGAGTTCGCCGGCTTCATGGGCTACGACCCCTTTGTCGGCATGGGCGTGCCGGGCATTCTCGGTTCGCCCGAAGCGCTGTTCGCCAAGGTCATGCAACGCTACCAGAGCGCCGTGGATTTCACCCGGCAACGCCATCCGGCGCTCTGGCTGCCGGGGCTGACCCTCAATACCGCCGGCAGCCCCAGCTACCGCATGCATGAGCAGGAGCAGTTGAGCAGCGAAGTGTCGGTGGGCACGGCGATGCTCAAGCCGACCCATTACGACCTGCCGTCCCTCAGCGAACATCGGCCGGCGGCCTACATCGCCACGCCGGTGCTGAAAAGCACCGGCCCGGTGCGCATCCCGGCGCTGGACGACAAGTCGAAGCTGTTCGCCTGGTGGGATCCGAACCGGCGCGAGACATTCTTCATCTACGGCGGCAATTGGCTGGCCGAGTTCGAGTCGCCCTCGGGGCTGCAAAGCAACGGCTTGTTCGGCCGCAGTTCGAACCAGGAGATGGTCAACGGCTCGCCCGCCGTGGGCCTGGGGCCGGACGATCAGGTATTCCTGCGGCCGATGCAGAGCGAAGCGGTGCTGCTGCAATTCGGCGACCTGCTGGCGGTGCGCGGCGGGCGGATCGTCGAGAGCTGGCCGGTCTATAGCTAG
- a CDS encoding TonB-dependent receptor, with amino-acid sequence MYKRSSTAGLLGFTLTALAMAIASERLSAAEADSTKNTEHLEVVGQAASIDQALKEQRNADSIKSVVHADGVGQLPDENVAEAAQRLPGISVERDQGEGRFVSVRGLGPDLNSVTINGTLVPAPESERRAVALDVLPSELVQSLSVIKTLTPDMDANSLGGTVDVQSLSAFDHKGLFYTGSTEASYDQNTHQTSPKFSGAISDRFSLGDGIDNFGVAAALSWQKRDFGSDNVETGGAWDFEQGAKLQELEQRDYDISRERAGGGLNFDYKPDDLSSYYLRTLYSRYKDSETRNATSLEFAEPQAAGELGDAEGKRKLKQREETQEIQSYVFGGERMFGLWTLSGQAGYSRSSEDSPGHIANAVFEGNDDFADSGFYDNDKPRPIVGQGFYNPANFSLDKVEWEKQRTTDTEKNLRLDLARDYDLSGYASQVKFGGKVSRRNKDNDLDAWVYKDFDELGFSDEQLNLSRFQKGSVDYRLGRFGPGISGGSIKQLIGGLDRDAFFDETESRVNDFKIREDINAGYLMNTVDIDDWRFIAGLRYEGTEFEAKGAGATDGEFQSTETKRRYHHWLPGLHARYQLDKNTQLRAAWTKAVVRPTFGQLAPGFVIDDDEASFGNPDLKPLESSNLDLGIEHFMGRAGTVSAFVFYKDIKNFVYNTDLAGTGAWADFSEAHTFANGDSAKLYGLELAYSQKFDWLPAPWNGLLLGANATFSRSDAEIKGFDAASGVNRKRSIDLPNQSDTVGNLMLGWESDKLSLRLSANYKSDYLYELASINDKAHDLHVDAQTFVDFSARYSLTKSLQLSFEAQNLTDEPYFVYTGHRSYNGQYEEYGPTYKLGLTFTHF; translated from the coding sequence ATGTACAAGCGCAGCAGCACCGCCGGCCTGCTCGGCTTCACGCTCACCGCCCTGGCCATGGCGATCGCCAGCGAACGCCTGAGCGCCGCCGAAGCCGACTCGACTAAAAACACCGAACACCTGGAAGTGGTCGGCCAGGCCGCGAGCATCGACCAGGCGCTCAAGGAGCAGCGCAACGCCGACAGCATCAAGAGCGTGGTGCACGCCGACGGCGTGGGCCAGTTGCCGGACGAGAACGTCGCCGAAGCGGCGCAGCGCCTGCCGGGCATCAGCGTCGAGCGCGACCAGGGCGAAGGGCGTTTCGTCAGCGTGCGTGGCCTGGGCCCGGACCTCAACAGCGTGACCATCAACGGCACCCTGGTGCCGGCCCCGGAAAGCGAACGCCGCGCCGTGGCCCTGGACGTGCTGCCCTCGGAGCTGGTGCAGTCGCTGTCGGTGATCAAGACCCTGACCCCGGACATGGACGCCAACTCCCTGGGCGGCACGGTCGATGTGCAGAGCCTTTCGGCCTTCGATCACAAGGGCCTGTTCTACACCGGCAGCACGGAGGCCAGCTACGACCAGAACACCCACCAGACCAGCCCGAAATTCTCCGGGGCGATCAGCGACCGCTTCAGCCTCGGCGACGGCATCGACAACTTCGGCGTGGCCGCGGCCCTGAGCTGGCAGAAGCGCGACTTCGGCTCGGACAACGTCGAGACCGGCGGTGCCTGGGACTTCGAACAGGGCGCAAAACTGCAGGAGCTCGAACAGCGCGACTACGACATCAGCCGCGAACGCGCCGGCGGCGGCCTGAACTTCGACTACAAGCCGGACGACCTCAGCAGCTACTACCTGCGCACCCTCTACAGCCGCTACAAGGACAGCGAGACGCGCAACGCCACCAGCCTGGAATTCGCCGAGCCCCAGGCGGCCGGCGAGCTGGGCGACGCCGAAGGTAAGCGCAAGCTCAAGCAGCGCGAGGAAACCCAGGAGATCCAGTCCTACGTGTTCGGCGGCGAGCGTATGTTCGGCCTCTGGACCCTCAGCGGCCAGGCCGGCTACAGCCGCTCCAGCGAAGACAGCCCGGGGCATATCGCCAACGCGGTGTTCGAGGGCAACGACGACTTCGCCGACAGCGGCTTCTACGACAACGACAAGCCGCGGCCGATCGTTGGCCAGGGGTTCTACAACCCGGCCAACTTCAGCCTGGACAAGGTCGAGTGGGAAAAGCAGCGCACCACCGACACCGAGAAAAACCTGCGCCTGGACCTGGCCCGCGACTACGACCTCAGCGGCTATGCGTCCCAGGTCAAGTTCGGCGGCAAGGTCAGCCGGCGCAACAAGGACAACGACCTCGACGCCTGGGTCTACAAGGACTTCGATGAACTGGGTTTCAGCGACGAGCAGCTCAACCTCAGCCGCTTCCAGAAAGGCAGCGTCGACTATCGCCTCGGCCGCTTCGGCCCGGGCATCAGCGGCGGCTCGATCAAGCAGTTGATCGGCGGCCTGGACCGCGATGCGTTTTTCGACGAGACCGAATCTCGGGTCAACGACTTCAAGATCCGCGAAGACATCAACGCCGGTTACCTGATGAACACCGTGGATATCGACGACTGGCGCTTTATCGCCGGCCTGCGCTACGAAGGCACCGAGTTCGAAGCCAAGGGCGCCGGTGCCACCGACGGCGAGTTCCAGTCCACTGAGACCAAGCGCCGCTACCACCACTGGCTGCCGGGCCTGCACGCACGTTACCAGCTGGACAAGAACACCCAGTTGCGCGCCGCCTGGACCAAGGCGGTGGTGCGCCCGACCTTCGGCCAGCTGGCGCCGGGCTTTGTCATCGACGATGACGAAGCCAGCTTCGGCAACCCGGACCTCAAGCCGCTGGAGTCGAGCAACCTGGACCTGGGCATCGAGCACTTCATGGGCCGCGCCGGCACCGTCTCGGCCTTCGTGTTCTACAAGGACATCAAGAACTTCGTCTACAACACCGACCTGGCCGGCACCGGCGCCTGGGCCGACTTCTCCGAGGCGCATACCTTCGCCAACGGCGACAGCGCCAAACTGTACGGCCTGGAGCTGGCCTATTCGCAGAAATTCGACTGGCTGCCGGCGCCCTGGAACGGCCTGCTGCTGGGGGCCAACGCCACCTTCAGCCGCTCCGACGCCGAGATCAAGGGCTTCGACGCCGCCAGCGGGGTCAACCGCAAGCGCAGCATCGACCTGCCGAACCAGTCGGACACGGTCGGCAACCTGATGCTCGGCTGGGAAAGCGACAAGCTCAGCCTGCGCCTGTCGGCCAACTACAAGTCGGACTACCTCTATGAGCTGGCCTCGATCAACGACAAGGCCCACGACCTGCATGTCGATGCCCAGACCTTCGTCGATTTCAGCGCCCGCTACTCGCTGACCAAGAGCCTGCAGCTGAGCTTCGAGGCGCAGAACCTCACCGACGAGCCGTACTTCGTCTACACCGGCCATCGCTCCTACAACGGCCAGTACGAGGAGTACGGCCCGACCTACAAGCTCGGCCTGACCTTCACCCACTTCTGA
- a CDS encoding phytase: MSISLSPARCLLAALICLGSGAAVAGSSSAPTLTLKPWLPEQDLAIEAIGFVPGASERLAASERDGLLLFDAQGQQLSRLQGSFNGLDSRAAGQQVLVATLDSQRQQALLVSLDPRSRQWGQPLYLPTRDFPVNGLCLYRDEASNLFLFLVGEEGKGEQWLVGAGAQLSATAQRVRGVPLPPAAQFCQVDDGANQLLVNEENVGWWAYPAHPEADVERRPVAMRVPFGEVAKAAGALALVPGGVLALDPKAARLHLYQQQGEGWLAKAALALSGLKEPENLAVQASAQGLQVLVRDDDDGQIYQGRLDWQATPVPLAPVLPNVPALGQSEPVGRQGDAADDPAIWIHPRQPELSRVLGTNKKQGLLVYDLQGKLLQELPVGRLNNVDLRPNFKLGTQVVDLAVASNRDHNSLSLFSIDRASGELREAGEIPTPLKEIYGICLFQPASGELYAFANGKDGSFLQYRLSAPDGRVQGELVRQFKVDSQPEGCVADDQRQRLFLGEEDVGVWAVDARADQPANLSSVIKVGPQLHADVEGLALYQSEAQDYLVISSQGNDSYVVLDAEPPFASRGAFRVGLNAAAGIDGASETDGLEVTSANLGGPWSQGVLVVQDGRKRMPEQTQNFKFVPWTEVARVLKLP, translated from the coding sequence ATGAGTATTTCGTTGTCACCCGCGCGCTGCCTGCTGGCCGCGCTGATCTGCCTGGGTAGCGGCGCGGCCGTTGCCGGCTCCTCATCGGCGCCCACCCTCACTCTGAAACCCTGGCTGCCCGAGCAGGACCTGGCCATCGAGGCCATCGGCTTTGTGCCCGGCGCCAGCGAGCGCCTGGCCGCCAGCGAGCGCGACGGCCTGTTGCTGTTCGACGCCCAGGGCCAGCAACTGTCGCGCCTGCAAGGTTCCTTCAATGGCCTGGACAGCCGCGCCGCCGGCCAGCAGGTGCTGGTCGCCACGCTCGACAGCCAGCGCCAGCAGGCGCTGTTGGTCAGCCTCGATCCGCGCAGCCGCCAATGGGGCCAGCCGCTGTACCTGCCGACGCGAGACTTCCCGGTCAACGGCCTGTGCCTGTACCGCGACGAGGCCAGCAACCTGTTCCTGTTCCTGGTGGGCGAGGAGGGCAAGGGCGAGCAATGGCTGGTAGGCGCTGGCGCCCAGCTGAGCGCCACGGCGCAACGAGTGCGCGGCGTGCCGTTGCCGCCGGCGGCGCAGTTCTGCCAGGTGGACGATGGCGCTAACCAGTTGCTGGTCAACGAAGAGAACGTCGGCTGGTGGGCCTACCCGGCGCACCCCGAGGCGGATGTCGAGCGGCGGCCGGTGGCCATGCGCGTGCCCTTCGGCGAGGTGGCCAAGGCCGCCGGCGCCCTGGCTTTGGTGCCGGGCGGAGTGCTGGCGCTCGACCCCAAGGCGGCGCGCCTGCACCTTTATCAGCAGCAGGGCGAAGGCTGGTTGGCCAAGGCGGCGCTGGCGCTGTCCGGCCTGAAGGAGCCGGAAAACCTCGCCGTGCAGGCCAGCGCCCAGGGCCTGCAGGTGCTGGTGCGCGACGATGACGACGGGCAGATCTACCAGGGCCGGCTGGACTGGCAGGCCACCCCGGTGCCGCTGGCGCCGGTGCTGCCGAATGTGCCGGCCCTGGGCCAGAGCGAGCCGGTGGGGCGCCAGGGCGATGCGGCGGACGACCCGGCGATCTGGATTCACCCTCGGCAGCCGGAGCTGAGCCGGGTGCTGGGCACCAACAAGAAACAGGGGCTGCTGGTCTACGACCTGCAAGGCAAGTTGCTCCAGGAATTGCCGGTGGGGCGGCTGAACAACGTCGACCTGCGGCCGAATTTCAAGCTGGGCACCCAGGTGGTCGACCTGGCGGTGGCGAGCAACCGCGATCACAACAGCCTCAGCCTGTTCAGCATCGATCGCGCCAGCGGCGAGCTGCGCGAAGCCGGGGAGATCCCCACGCCGCTCAAGGAAATCTACGGCATCTGCCTGTTCCAGCCGGCCAGCGGCGAGCTTTATGCCTTTGCCAACGGCAAGGACGGCAGCTTCCTGCAATACCGCCTGAGCGCCCCCGATGGCCGGGTCCAGGGCGAGCTGGTGCGCCAGTTCAAGGTCGACAGCCAGCCGGAGGGCTGTGTCGCCGACGACCAGCGCCAGCGCCTGTTCCTTGGCGAGGAAGACGTCGGCGTGTGGGCGGTGGATGCCCGTGCCGACCAGCCGGCCAACCTCAGTAGCGTGATCAAGGTCGGCCCGCAGTTGCATGCCGACGTCGAGGGCCTGGCGCTGTACCAGAGCGAGGCGCAGGACTACCTGGTGATTTCCAGCCAGGGCAACGACAGCTATGTAGTGCTCGATGCCGAGCCGCCGTTCGCTTCCCGCGGGGCCTTCCGGGTCGGCCTGAATGCCGCCGCGGGCATCGACGGGGCGTCGGAAACCGATGGCCTGGAAGTCACCTCGGCCAACCTCGGCGGGCCCTGGAGCCAGGGGGTGCTGGTGGTCCAGGACGGCCGCAAGCGCATGCCCGAGCAGACCCAGAACTTCAAGTTCGTGCCCTGGACCGAGGTGGCCAGGGTGCTGAAGCTGCCCTGA
- a CDS encoding c-type cytochrome: MPAPTASPRFSSVTTLYRLTRLALWLALGGLLVACGDQPAPPSAAAVQQLPDDSALARIYDSSCKLCHTNPASGAPLTGDVQAWRPRIAQGADTLLDHSINGYNGMPPMGLCMQCSEEQFLALIRFMSAQDLQ; encoded by the coding sequence ATGCCGGCACCGACTGCCTCGCCGCGGTTTTCATCCGTCACCACGCTGTATCGCCTGACGCGCCTCGCGCTGTGGCTGGCGCTGGGCGGGCTGCTGGTTGCCTGTGGCGACCAGCCCGCGCCGCCATCGGCGGCCGCGGTGCAACAGTTGCCCGACGATTCGGCGTTGGCGCGGATCTACGACAGCAGCTGCAAGCTCTGCCATACCAACCCGGCGTCCGGCGCGCCGCTGACCGGCGATGTCCAGGCCTGGCGGCCGCGCATCGCCCAGGGCGCCGACACCCTGCTGGACCACAGCATCAACGGCTACAACGGCATGCCGCCGATGGGCCTGTGCATGCAGTGTTCCGAGGAGCAGTTCCTCGCCCTGATCCGCTTCATGTCCGCACAAGACCTCCAATAA
- a CDS encoding D-arabinono-1,4-lactone oxidase, whose protein sequence is MTSNPLLAELARAPRLIPWRNWSGAQSCLPLARLAPKDLDELVQVIRQAPGKIRPVGSGHSFSALVPTDGTLLSLSFFSGLLSHDAAALQAEFAAGTPMSRMGAPLKAIGQALPNMADIDYQTLAGAIATSTHGTGVGFKSYSAQVCGLQLVTASGEVLDCDSSRHAEVFSAARVSLGALGVATRVRLQNRPAYRLREKQWIAKTEELLEDLAKNTRDNQHWEMLVVTHSDYALSIALNETEDPATPPVDPAQEGGNEFVSLIENLDKYLSDFPETRRTLLNSLRHFASFDDRVGDSYEVYANVRNVRFNEMEYSVPAEHGPACLREILKLIRDKDLRTWFPIEYRYVQADDIPLSMFEGRDSCAISVHQHYGMGHHNFFAAVEPIFWKYAGRPHWGKLHSLNARQLQALYPRWREFTRVREALDPGGKFLNAHLSSILGVV, encoded by the coding sequence CTGACCAGCAACCCGCTGCTGGCCGAGCTGGCGCGGGCGCCACGGCTGATTCCCTGGCGCAACTGGTCCGGCGCGCAAAGCTGCCTGCCCCTGGCGCGGCTGGCGCCCAAGGACCTGGACGAGCTGGTGCAGGTGATTCGCCAGGCCCCGGGCAAGATCCGCCCGGTGGGCTCGGGGCATTCCTTCAGCGCCCTGGTGCCCACCGACGGCACGCTGCTGTCGCTGAGTTTCTTCAGCGGCCTGCTCAGCCACGATGCCGCAGCCTTGCAGGCCGAATTCGCCGCCGGCACGCCGATGTCGCGCATGGGCGCGCCGCTCAAGGCGATCGGCCAGGCCCTGCCGAACATGGCCGACATCGACTACCAGACCCTGGCCGGGGCCATCGCCACCTCGACCCACGGCACCGGCGTCGGCTTCAAGTCCTATTCGGCCCAGGTCTGCGGCCTGCAACTGGTGACCGCCAGCGGCGAGGTGCTGGACTGCGACAGTAGCCGCCACGCCGAGGTTTTCAGCGCCGCGCGGGTGTCCCTCGGCGCGTTGGGCGTGGCCACCCGGGTGCGTTTGCAGAATCGCCCGGCCTATCGCCTGCGGGAAAAACAGTGGATCGCCAAGACCGAAGAACTGCTCGAAGACCTGGCGAAAAACACCCGCGACAACCAGCACTGGGAAATGCTGGTGGTCACCCATTCCGACTACGCGCTGTCGATTGCCCTGAATGAAACCGAAGACCCGGCGACCCCGCCGGTGGACCCGGCACAAGAGGGCGGAAACGAGTTCGTCAGCCTGATCGAGAACCTCGACAAGTACCTCAGCGACTTTCCCGAGACCCGCCGCACCCTGCTCAACAGCCTGCGACATTTCGCCAGTTTCGATGACCGGGTCGGCGACTCCTATGAGGTCTACGCCAATGTGCGCAACGTGCGCTTCAACGAAATGGAGTACTCGGTACCGGCCGAGCACGGCCCGGCGTGCCTGCGGGAAATCCTCAAGCTGATCCGCGACAAGGACCTGCGCACCTGGTTTCCCATCGAGTACCGCTACGTCCAGGCCGACGACATTCCCCTGAGCATGTTCGAGGGCCGCGACAGCTGTGCGATCTCGGTGCACCAGCACTACGGCATGGGCCACCACAACTTCTTCGCCGCCGTCGAACCGATTTTCTGGAAATACGCCGGCCGCCCGCACTGGGGCAAGTTGCACAGCCTCAACGCCCGGCAGTTGCAGGCGCTGTACCCGCGCTGGCGGGAATTCACCCGGGTGCGCGAGGCGCTGGACCCCGGCGGCAAGTTCCTCAATGCACACCTGTCGTCCATCCTGGGCGTGGTCTGA
- a CDS encoding energy transducer TonB encodes MTAMIMHSPQQTLDDFSLQPLRRHWRSHALAATLAVALHAGVLALLVAGWSVEPPAAEQPAVLRTQLVMLPPPAPEPAPAVVEPTPAPPEPVVAAPVESAKPAVDPRLQAQKLEQAALARKRLEDKKREQLAEQQRQQHERQENEKRNREAEQQRLAQQQAQQQQAQRAEQARLAAARARQQAAQAAADSRQYLPLSKEAPDYPQRALDKNIEGDCTVEYSVNPQGKVENPKVLDGCHPLFIRPSLAAANTFRYQPRIVDGQAVSVPAVRNTFHYRIK; translated from the coding sequence ATGACGGCGATGATCATGCACAGCCCACAGCAGACCCTCGACGATTTTTCCCTGCAACCCTTGCGCAGGCACTGGCGCTCCCATGCGCTGGCCGCGACCCTGGCGGTTGCGCTGCACGCCGGGGTGCTGGCGCTGCTGGTGGCGGGCTGGTCGGTGGAGCCGCCGGCCGCCGAACAGCCGGCGGTGTTGCGTACCCAGTTGGTGATGTTGCCGCCGCCAGCGCCCGAGCCTGCACCGGCCGTGGTCGAACCCACACCCGCACCGCCGGAGCCGGTGGTCGCGGCCCCGGTCGAGTCGGCCAAGCCTGCTGTCGATCCGCGGCTCCAGGCACAGAAACTCGAACAGGCGGCCCTGGCGCGCAAACGGCTCGAGGACAAGAAACGCGAACAGCTGGCCGAACAGCAACGCCAGCAGCATGAACGCCAGGAAAACGAAAAGCGCAACCGCGAAGCCGAGCAGCAGCGCCTGGCCCAGCAACAGGCGCAACAGCAGCAGGCGCAGCGCGCCGAACAGGCCCGTCTGGCCGCCGCGCGCGCCCGGCAGCAAGCCGCCCAGGCCGCGGCCGACAGCCGCCAGTACCTGCCCCTGAGCAAGGAGGCTCCGGACTACCCGCAACGCGCCCTGGACAAGAACATCGAAGGCGACTGCACCGTGGAATACAGCGTCAACCCGCAAGGCAAGGTGGAGAACCCCAAGGTGCTCGACGGCTGCCACCCGCTGTTTATCCGCCCCTCGCTGGCGGCGGCCAACACCTTCCGCTACCAGCCACGCATCGTCGACGGCCAGGCGGTGTCGGTGCCCGCGGTGCGCAACACCTTCCACTACCGCATCAAATAG
- the tolQ gene encoding protein TolQ — MQATLEHMTIWGLISDASLLVKAVMLTLLLASLLSWYLIIQRGSVLKRTERQLDAFVQRFRGSAELAPLYRESQQRADGEGGVEPIFQAGFQAYSQLRQQGGNPAEVVLEGVERSLYVAISEQEIRLEKGLQFLATVGSVSPYIGLFGTVWGIMNSFLGLSQVQQATLSTVAPGIAEALIATAIGLFAAIPAVIAYNRFAARGQTLLTRYYAFGNELQARLHRQLHGASSNLAVAA, encoded by the coding sequence ATGCAGGCGACACTGGAACACATGACCATCTGGGGGCTGATCAGCGATGCCAGCCTGTTGGTCAAGGCGGTCATGCTCACCCTGTTGCTGGCGTCGTTGCTCAGCTGGTACCTGATCATCCAGCGCGGTAGCGTGCTCAAGCGCACCGAACGCCAGCTCGACGCCTTTGTCCAGCGCTTTCGCGGCAGCGCCGAACTCGCCCCGCTGTACCGCGAAAGCCAGCAACGGGCGGACGGCGAGGGCGGTGTCGAGCCGATCTTCCAGGCCGGTTTCCAGGCCTACAGCCAGCTGCGCCAGCAGGGCGGCAACCCGGCCGAAGTGGTGCTCGAAGGGGTGGAGCGTTCGCTGTACGTGGCCATCAGCGAACAGGAAATCCGCCTGGAAAAAGGCTTGCAGTTCCTCGCCACGGTCGGTTCGGTCAGCCCCTATATCGGCCTGTTCGGCACCGTGTGGGGGATCATGAATTCCTTCCTCGGCCTGTCCCAGGTGCAGCAGGCGACCCTGTCCACCGTGGCCCCGGGCATCGCCGAAGCGCTGATCGCCACCGCCATCGGCCTGTTCGCGGCGATCCCCGCGGTGATCGCCTACAACCGTTTCGCCGCCCGTGGCCAGACCCTGCTGACCCGCTACTACGCCTTCGGCAACGAACTGCAGGCGCGCCTGCATCGCCAGTTGCACGGCGCGTCGTCGAACCTGGCCGTCGCGGCCTGA
- the tolR gene encoding protein TolR — MLVRPQRKHGPKAEMNVVPYIDVMLVLLVIFMVTAPMLTQGVKVELPKVASEALATDTRQQILTLSVKAGGGYYWSLGGELDTRQQTDSAVDLDEMRAKVAQIVAARSDTQVYIRADQDAGYGLVVAAMAALQQGGVSNLGLVTEAPQ, encoded by the coding sequence ATGCTAGTCAGGCCGCAACGCAAACACGGGCCCAAGGCCGAAATGAACGTGGTGCCCTATATCGACGTGATGCTGGTGCTGCTGGTGATCTTCATGGTCACCGCGCCGATGCTCACCCAGGGGGTGAAGGTCGAGCTGCCCAAGGTCGCCAGCGAGGCCCTGGCCACCGACACCCGGCAGCAGATCCTGACCCTGTCGGTGAAGGCCGGGGGCGGCTACTACTGGAGCCTCGGCGGCGAACTGGATACCCGGCAGCAGACCGACAGCGCCGTGGACCTCGACGAGATGCGCGCCAAGGTCGCGCAGATAGTCGCCGCGCGAAGCGATACCCAGGTCTACATCCGCGCCGACCAGGATGCCGGTTACGGTTTGGTGGTGGCGGCCATGGCGGCGTTGCAGCAGGGCGGGGTGAGCAACCTGGGGCTGGTGACCGAGGCCCCGCAATGA